From the Cervus elaphus chromosome 20, mCerEla1.1, whole genome shotgun sequence genome, one window contains:
- the DNASE2B gene encoding deoxyribonuclease-2-beta isoform X2 has product MTARLLGTLLTVLFLGLFGILEATKISCRNEDGDAVDWFTFYKLPKRQDEESRETGLEYLYLDSTTRSWSRSKQLMNATKSVLGRTLQQLYEASASKNNSTAYLIYNDGVPKSVNYSRKYGHSKVPEEGYDYPPTGRRNGQAGICITFKYNQYEAIDSQLLVYNPNIYSCCIPVTFHMKLIHMPQLCAGSSSSEIPGRHLTTLQSAQGQKFLHFAKSDSFVDDIFAAWMAQQLKTHLLTETWQRKRQELPSNCSLPHHVYNIKAIKISRHSYFSSYQDHAKWCISHKGTKNHWTCIGDLNRSPYQAFRSGGFICTQNQHIYQAFQGLVLYYENCS; this is encoded by the exons ATGACAGCAAGACTTCTAGGAACACTGCTGACTGTGCTGTTCCTTGGTCTCTTTGGGATCCTGGAGGCAACAAAAATATCGTGCAGAAATGAAGACGGTGACGCTGTGGATTG GTTTACCTTTTATAAGTTGCCCAAAAGGCAAGATGAGGAAAGCAGAGAGACTGGGTTAGAGTACCTGTACCTCGACTCTACAACCAGAAGCTGGAGTCGGAGTAAGCAACTCATGAATGCCACCAAGAGTGTTTTGGGAAGGACATTACAACAACTGTATGAAGCATCTGCCTCCAAG AATAACAGCACAGCCTATCTAATATACAATGATGGAGTCCCTAAATCCGTGAATTACAGCAGAAAGTATGGACACAGCAAAG TTCCTGAAGAAGGCTATGATTATCCACCCACAGGGAGACGAAATGGACAAGCTGGCATCTGCATAACTTTCAAGTACAACCAGTATGAAGCAATAG ACTCTCAGCTCTTGGTCTACAACCCAAATATTTACAGCTGCTGCATCCCTGTAACCTTTCACATGAAACTCATCCACATGCCCCAGCTGTGTGCTGGATCCAGCTCCTCAGAGATCCCAGGCCGGCACCTGACCACACTTCAGTCAGCCCAGGGACAAAAATTCCTCCATTTTGCGAAgtctgattcttttgttgacG ACATCTTTGCAGCCTGGATGGCTCAACAGTTGAAGACACACTTGCTAACAGAAACCTGGCAGCGAAAGAGACAAGAGCTTCCTTCAAACTGCTCCCTTCCTCACCATGTCTACAATATCAAAGCAATTAAGATATCTAGACACTCTTATTTCAGCTCTTATCAGGATCATGCCAAATGGTGTATTTCCCACAAGGGCACCAAAAATCACTGGACATGTATTGGAGACCTAAATCGGAGTCCATACCAAGCCTTCAGAAGTGGTGGATTCATCTGTACCCAGAATCAGCACATTTACCAAGCATTTCAAGGATTAGTTTTATATTATGAGAACTGTAGCTAA
- the DNASE2B gene encoding deoxyribonuclease-2-beta isoform X3: MKLIHMPQLCAGSSSSEIPGRHLTTLQSAQGQKFLHFAKSDSFVDDIFAAWMAQQLKTHLLTETWQRKRQELPSNCSLPHHVYNIKAIKISRHSYFSSYQDHAKWCISHKGTKNHWTCIGDLNRSPYQAFRSGGFICTQNQHIYQAFQGLVLYYENCS, translated from the exons ATGAAACTCATCCACATGCCCCAGCTGTGTGCTGGATCCAGCTCCTCAGAGATCCCAGGCCGGCACCTGACCACACTTCAGTCAGCCCAGGGACAAAAATTCCTCCATTTTGCGAAgtctgattcttttgttgacG ACATCTTTGCAGCCTGGATGGCTCAACAGTTGAAGACACACTTGCTAACAGAAACCTGGCAGCGAAAGAGACAAGAGCTTCCTTCAAACTGCTCCCTTCCTCACCATGTCTACAATATCAAAGCAATTAAGATATCTAGACACTCTTATTTCAGCTCTTATCAGGATCATGCCAAATGGTGTATTTCCCACAAGGGCACCAAAAATCACTGGACATGTATTGGAGACCTAAATCGGAGTCCATACCAAGCCTTCAGAAGTGGTGGATTCATCTGTACCCAGAATCAGCACATTTACCAAGCATTTCAAGGATTAGTTTTATATTATGAGAACTGTAGCTAA
- the DNASE2B gene encoding deoxyribonuclease-2-beta isoform X1 translates to MTARLLGTLLTVLFLGLFGILEATKISCRNEDGDAVDWFTFYKLPKRQDEESRETGLEYLYLDSTTRSWSRSKQLMNATKSVLGRTLQQLYEASASKNNSTAYLIYNDGVPKSVNYSRKYGHSKGVLLWNRLQGFWLIHSIPHFPPVPEEGYDYPPTGRRNGQAGICITFKYNQYEAIDSQLLVYNPNIYSCCIPVTFHMKLIHMPQLCAGSSSSEIPGRHLTTLQSAQGQKFLHFAKSDSFVDDIFAAWMAQQLKTHLLTETWQRKRQELPSNCSLPHHVYNIKAIKISRHSYFSSYQDHAKWCISHKGTKNHWTCIGDLNRSPYQAFRSGGFICTQNQHIYQAFQGLVLYYENCS, encoded by the exons ATGACAGCAAGACTTCTAGGAACACTGCTGACTGTGCTGTTCCTTGGTCTCTTTGGGATCCTGGAGGCAACAAAAATATCGTGCAGAAATGAAGACGGTGACGCTGTGGATTG GTTTACCTTTTATAAGTTGCCCAAAAGGCAAGATGAGGAAAGCAGAGAGACTGGGTTAGAGTACCTGTACCTCGACTCTACAACCAGAAGCTGGAGTCGGAGTAAGCAACTCATGAATGCCACCAAGAGTGTTTTGGGAAGGACATTACAACAACTGTATGAAGCATCTGCCTCCAAG AATAACAGCACAGCCTATCTAATATACAATGATGGAGTCCCTAAATCCGTGAATTACAGCAGAAAGTATGGACACAGCAAAG GTGTACTTCTGTGGAACAGACTCCAGGGGTTCTGGTTGATTCATTCCATTCCCCATTTTCCTCCAGTTCCTGAAGAAGGCTATGATTATCCACCCACAGGGAGACGAAATGGACAAGCTGGCATCTGCATAACTTTCAAGTACAACCAGTATGAAGCAATAG ACTCTCAGCTCTTGGTCTACAACCCAAATATTTACAGCTGCTGCATCCCTGTAACCTTTCACATGAAACTCATCCACATGCCCCAGCTGTGTGCTGGATCCAGCTCCTCAGAGATCCCAGGCCGGCACCTGACCACACTTCAGTCAGCCCAGGGACAAAAATTCCTCCATTTTGCGAAgtctgattcttttgttgacG ACATCTTTGCAGCCTGGATGGCTCAACAGTTGAAGACACACTTGCTAACAGAAACCTGGCAGCGAAAGAGACAAGAGCTTCCTTCAAACTGCTCCCTTCCTCACCATGTCTACAATATCAAAGCAATTAAGATATCTAGACACTCTTATTTCAGCTCTTATCAGGATCATGCCAAATGGTGTATTTCCCACAAGGGCACCAAAAATCACTGGACATGTATTGGAGACCTAAATCGGAGTCCATACCAAGCCTTCAGAAGTGGTGGATTCATCTGTACCCAGAATCAGCACATTTACCAAGCATTTCAAGGATTAGTTTTATATTATGAGAACTGTAGCTAA